A region from the Lycium barbarum isolate Lr01 chromosome 8, ASM1917538v2, whole genome shotgun sequence genome encodes:
- the LOC132607577 gene encoding transcription factor MYBC1-like: MREEDSNWFAKWDEELPKPEELMPLSQTLITPDLAIAFDIPNPTSPNPQNKQQQTPLVQSSQPNSSAEFESGELNGPGGGGDEPARTLKRPRLVWTPQLHKRFVDAVAHLGIKNAVPKTIMQLMSVDGLTRENVASHLQKYRLYLKRMQGLSNSGSGGSNAQSLSGADPAMDNLFASSPVPAHFLQHPVRGSSDHFMPFVPHHHHMGVVVGHHPQVQQQYRQFGSPGNGHFEHPFLSRQQSQQQVQRMGASGHNGNYVEDVDSATTGVNGRKVLTLFPTGDD; encoded by the coding sequence ATGAGGGAAGAAGATTCAAATTGGTTTGCTAAATGGGACGAAGAATTGCCTAAACCTGAAGAATTAATGCCTTTATCTCAAACCCTTATTACACCTGATCTTGCTATAGCTTTTGATATTCCAAACCCTACTAGCCCAAATCCTCAAAACAAGCAACAACAAACACCACTTGTTCAATCATCTCAGCCTAATTCATCAGCTGAATTTGAGTCTGGTGAGCTAAATGGGcctggtggtggtggtgatgaacCGGCCCGGACCCTTAAAAGGCCCAGACTTGTGTGGACCCCACAGTTACATAAGAGGTTTGTTGATGCAGTTGCTCATTTAGGGATCAAGAATGCTGTTCCCAAAACTATAATGCAACTGATGAGTGTCGATGGGTTAACGCGCGAAAATGTGGCTAGTCATTTGCAAAAGTATAGGCTTTATTTGAAAAGAATGCAGGGTCTTTCTAATAGTGGAAGTGGTGGTAGCAATGCTCAATCTTTATCAGGTGCTGATCCAGCAATGGATAATTTGTTCGCTAGTTCGCCTGTTCCAGCGCATTTTCTGCAGCATCCGGTGAGGGGTAGTTCGGATCATTTCATGCCGTTTGTGCCACATCACCATCATATGGGAGTTGTTGTTGGACACCATCCACAAGTTCAACAGCAGTATAGGCAATTTGGGTCACCGGGGAACGGGCATTTTGAGCATCCTTTTTTGTCTAGGCAGCAATCACAGCAGCAGGTTCAGAGAATGGGGGCATCAGGGCATAATGGTAATTATGTGGAGGATGTGGATTCAGCCACAACCGGAGTTAACGGGAGGAAGGTACTTACTCTGTTTCCAACAGGGGATGATTGA